The genomic DNA AGGACGGACTCCGGGTGGCGACCGTGGCCGAGGCCGCCCAGCTGGGCGACGTCGTCATGATCCTGCTTCCTGACCAGGCCCACCGGGCCACGTTCGAGGAGTCGATCCGGGGCGCCCTGACCAGGGGCAAGACCCTCATGGTCGCCCACGGCTTCTCGATTCACTTCAACCAGGTGGTGCCGCCGCCCGACGTGGACGTCTCCATGATCGCCCCCAAGGCGCCGGGACACGTCATGCGGGATCTCTTCACCCAGGGTCCGGGGGTGCCGGCCCTGCTGGCGGTCCAGCAAGACGTCTCGGGCAAAGCCCGCGACACCGCCCTGGCGTACGCCAGGGGGGTCGGCTGCACGCGGGCGGGCGTGATCGAGACGACCTTCAAGGAAGAGACGGAGACCGACCTCTTCGGCGAGCAGACCGTGCTCTGCGGGGGGATCTCGGCGCTCATCAAGGCGGGCTTCGAGGCGCTGGTGGAGGCGGGGTATCAGCCGGAAGTCGCCTACTTCGAGTGCATGCACGAGATGAAGCTCATCGTGGATCTCTTCTATCAGGGCGGCCTCGCCTACATGCGCTACTCGGTGTCCGATACCGCCGAGTACGGCGACTACACGCGCGGCCCGCGCATCGTGAGCGACGCGACCCGGGCCGAGATGCGCAAGATCCTGCGCGAGATCCAGTCCGGCCAGTTCGCCCGCGAGTGGGTGCTGGAAAACCAGGCCAACCGCGCCGGCTTCCTGGCCATGCGTCGGGTCGAGGCCGATCACCCGATCGAGGAGGTCGGCAAGCGGCTCCGTGGGATGATGAGCTGGATCAAGCCACCGCGGATGTAGGAGGCGCGTAGAGCTGGATGAGCAGGGCTGAGCGGAACGTCGAGGCGGCACCGGCCGCCGGGCCGGTGGCCGCGGGCGCTTCGGGCGCCCGGTCCCCACGACGACGCCTGGTGCCGATCGCCTCCGAGGGGTGGCCGTTCATCCTGGTCCCGCTGGTGGTGGCGCTCAGCCTGGCCTGGCTCGGATGGGTCAAGGTCGGGTTGCTCCCGTTCCTGGTGGCGGCCTTCATGGCGTACTTCTTCCGCGACCCCGAGCGGACGGCGCCGGCGATGGCGGGAGCGGTCCTGGCGCCGGCCGACGGGCGAGTCGTGAGCGTGGAGAGGAACGTCACCGACCCGTTCGTCGGGCCGGCCATCCAGGTCTCGATCTTCCTGTCGCCGCTCGACGTGCACGTGAACCGGGCCGCCATCGGGGGGCAGGTGGTGAGCGTCGAGCATCGGCCGGGAGAGTTCGTGCCGGCCTACAAGCCCGAGGCCTCGGCGCGGAACGAGCAGACCTCGCTGGCCGTCGAGGGCGAGCGGGGCCGGGTGGTGATGCGGCAGGTCGCCGGGGTCCTGGCGCGACGGATCGTCTGCCGCGTCCGGCCCGGGGAGATGCTGCAGGCGGGAGAACGATTCGGGATGATCAAGTTCGGGTCGCGGATGGACGTGCTGATGCCGGCGGCGGCGCGCGTGACCGCGCGCGTCGGTGACCGGGTGCGAGCCGGGGAATCGGTTCTGGGGGTGTTTCCATGAAGCGGCGGGCGGGTTCACTCAGGCGGCGGCGCTGGTCAGAGCTGCGCGAGCGGCGGCGGCAGACGGTCTTTCTCCTGCCCGGTCTCCTGACCACCGGCAACCTGCTGGGCGGGTTCTACGCGATCGTGCTCACCTTCGAGCAGAGCTATCAGTGGGCGGCCGTCGCGCTGTTCGGCGCCATGGTCATGGACATCCTAGACGGCAAGGTGGCCCGGCTGACCCGGACGACCACCCAGTTCGGCCTCGAGTACGACTCGCTGGCCGACGTGGTCTCGTTCGGGGTGGCGCCGGCCGTGCTCCTCTACTCCTGGGCGCTGGCCCAGCTCGGCCAATTCAGCGCGGGGGCCGGACGTATCGGCGCCGGGGCGGCCTTCCTCTACCTGCTCTGCGCGGCTCTGCGGCTGGCGCGGTTCAACGTCCTCACCGGGGTGACCGACCGCCGCTATTTCATCGGGCTCCCCAGTCCGGGCGGCGCCGCCGTGGTGGCCTCCATGGTCCTCTTCTTCGGGCCCGTGACGTTCAGCCGGGCGGAGCTCTTCGCCCTGGCCTGCGCCACGTACTTGCTGGCGTTTCTGATGATCTCGAACATCCGGTACTACTCGTTCAAGCAGCTCGACTTCGCCAAGCGCCACCCCTTTGGGGTGCTGCTGGTGGCGGCGCTCGGAATCCTCATCGTCATCGCCTTTCGCGAGACGTTCCCGTTCGTGGCGTTCGGCGTCTACGCGCTGTCGGGCCCGGTACGGCGGCTGCTCCTCCGCAAGCGCGAGCCGGCGCCGCCGCGGGTGCTGCGGGAGACGCCCCCGGCGCCCGGCCCGGACCATCCGGCGTGACCATCACGACCAGAGGAGATTCGGCAATGGCGGAAGATCGCGTCATCATCTTCGACACCACGCTTCGTGACGGCGAGCAGTCCCCGGGGTTCTCGATGAACGTCGTCGAAAAGCTCGAGATGGCCCGGCAACTGGCGCGGCTGAACGTGGACGTCATCGAGGCGGGGTTCCCGATCTCCTCGGAGGAGGACTTCGAAGCGGTCCGGGAGGTGGCCAAGACCGTCGGGCAGCTCGACAGCCCGCCCAGCATCTGCGGCCTCTCGCGGGTGGGCCTGGGCGACATCGACCGGTGCTGGGAGGCGGTCAAGTACGCCAGGAAACCCCGCATCCACACCTTCGTGGCCACCTCCGACATTCACCTGAAGTACAAACTCCGCAAGTCGCGGGCCGAGGTGCTGAAGGCCTCCATCGAGGCGGTCCGGCACGCCCGCGGCTACTGCGAGGACGTCGAGTTCTCGCCGGAGGACGCCTCCCGCTCGGACTTCGACTACATGTGCGAGGTGCTGGAGGCCGTGATCGACGCCGGCGCCCGGACCATCAACATCCCGGACA from Candidatus Methylomirabilota bacterium includes the following:
- a CDS encoding phosphatidylserine decarboxylase family protein, encoding MSRAERNVEAAPAAGPVAAGASGARSPRRRLVPIASEGWPFILVPLVVALSLAWLGWVKVGLLPFLVAAFMAYFFRDPERTAPAMAGAVLAPADGRVVSVERNVTDPFVGPAIQVSIFLSPLDVHVNRAAIGGQVVSVEHRPGEFVPAYKPEASARNEQTSLAVEGERGRVVMRQVAGVLARRIVCRVRPGEMLQAGERFGMIKFGSRMDVLMPAAARVTARVGDRVRAGESVLGVFP
- the ilvC gene encoding ketol-acid reductoisomerase, translating into MPAKIYYDQDADLSLLKGKKVAVIGYGSQGHAHALNLKDSGQDVVVGLYKGSRSWAKAEKDGLRVATVAEAAQLGDVVMILLPDQAHRATFEESIRGALTRGKTLMVAHGFSIHFNQVVPPPDVDVSMIAPKAPGHVMRDLFTQGPGVPALLAVQQDVSGKARDTALAYARGVGCTRAGVIETTFKEETETDLFGEQTVLCGGISALIKAGFEALVEAGYQPEVAYFECMHEMKLIVDLFYQGGLAYMRYSVSDTAEYGDYTRGPRIVSDATRAEMRKILREIQSGQFAREWVLENQANRAGFLAMRRVEADHPIEEVGKRLRGMMSWIKPPRM
- the pssA gene encoding CDP-diacylglycerol--serine O-phosphatidyltransferase encodes the protein MKRRAGSLRRRRWSELRERRRQTVFLLPGLLTTGNLLGGFYAIVLTFEQSYQWAAVALFGAMVMDILDGKVARLTRTTTQFGLEYDSLADVVSFGVAPAVLLYSWALAQLGQFSAGAGRIGAGAAFLYLLCAALRLARFNVLTGVTDRRYFIGLPSPGGAAVVASMVLFFGPVTFSRAELFALACATYLLAFLMISNIRYYSFKQLDFAKRHPFGVLLVAALGILIVIAFRETFPFVAFGVYALSGPVRRLLLRKREPAPPRVLRETPPAPGPDHPA